One stretch of Paenibacillus sp. AN1007 DNA includes these proteins:
- a CDS encoding NAD/NADP transhydrogenase alpha subunit — translation MKCISVYTDNFEAFSDIFEQIVEQEMAENEEKEVEGITVSHSGDVPEHYLERMSTKPEVVVMRDKGRGITILQHGQVFEILLPTMENAVS, via the coding sequence ATGAAATGCATTTCCGTGTACACTGACAATTTTGAAGCCTTCTCCGATATTTTCGAGCAGATCGTTGAGCAGGAAATGGCTGAGAACGAAGAAAAAGAAGTTGAAGGCATTACGGTAAGCCATTCTGGTGACGTACCTGAGCATTACCTGGAGCGTATGTCCACAAAGCCAGAGGTTGTTGTGATGAGAGATAAAGGCAGAGGCATTACGATTCTGCAGCATGGTCAAGTTTTCGAAATTCTGCTGCCTACGATGGAGAACGCAGTATCTTAA
- a CDS encoding GerMN domain-containing protein, giving the protein MNKKIWIAALLVTVMAAAAGCGSKPTAAPTQTQGAGSETQTGNGVTEVDGQVITDPATAGSEENTTPSNSANGSTEGTTSSGETSKSPSTDKPAASDSKEKKSIEVFYTDPEELELHKASAEITFASEDEKYKEAFASLQQSKDDKFVPLWSKDIELKSVQFKDGALTLDIHMPDTARLGAGGEVFALDALKQTFFQFSEVKSLDLLVDGKSSESLMGHVDLEHPMTRSN; this is encoded by the coding sequence ATGAACAAAAAAATATGGATCGCAGCTTTACTGGTAACGGTAATGGCGGCAGCTGCCGGATGTGGAAGTAAACCAACGGCTGCTCCGACTCAGACACAAGGTGCGGGATCAGAGACACAGACAGGGAACGGCGTTACAGAAGTAGACGGTCAGGTCATTACTGATCCTGCAACTGCTGGTTCCGAAGAAAACACAACACCATCCAACTCGGCGAACGGAAGCACGGAGGGAACAACATCTTCTGGTGAGACATCGAAATCGCCATCGACGGATAAACCTGCAGCTTCTGACAGCAAAGAGAAGAAGTCCATTGAAGTTTTCTATACCGATCCGGAGGAACTCGAACTGCATAAAGCGTCAGCTGAAATTACATTTGCATCAGAAGATGAAAAGTATAAAGAAGCTTTCGCGTCCCTGCAGCAGAGCAAAGATGATAAGTTCGTTCCACTGTGGTCCAAAGATATTGAGCTGAAATCAGTTCAATTTAAAGATGGAGCGCTGACGCTGGATATCCATATGCCGGATACGGCACGTCTTGGTGCAGGCGGCGAAGTGTTTGCACTGGATGCCTTGAAACAAACGTTTTTCCAGTTTAGCGAAGTGAAATCTCTCGATCTGCTGGTAGACGGGAAATCATCTGAAAGTTTGATGGGACATGTGGATCTTGAGCATCCAATGACAAGATCCAATTAG
- the nth gene encoding endonuclease III, with translation MNAATVRHILETMEAMFPDAHCELNHSNAFELTVAVLLSAQCTDETVNKVTADLFQKYKSPADYLAVPLEELEQDIRRIGLYRNKAKHIQNMCRILIEQYGGDVPQEHDQLVTLPGVGRKTANVVVSNAFGVPAIAVDTHVERVSKRLGLAGWDDSVLEVEKKLMKRVPRDEWTLTHHRFIFFGRYHCKAQNPQCHICPLLDICREGKKRMKTSQIRKDKERVTTRKPKLNS, from the coding sequence ATGAATGCAGCGACGGTAAGGCATATACTCGAAACAATGGAAGCCATGTTTCCTGATGCACATTGCGAATTAAATCACAGCAATGCATTTGAATTGACGGTAGCGGTTCTTTTATCTGCACAGTGCACTGATGAAACGGTGAACAAAGTTACTGCAGATTTGTTTCAAAAGTACAAAAGCCCGGCAGATTATTTGGCAGTTCCTCTCGAGGAACTGGAACAGGATATTCGCCGAATCGGATTGTACCGAAACAAGGCCAAGCATATTCAGAACATGTGCCGAATTTTAATAGAGCAGTATGGCGGTGATGTACCGCAGGAACATGATCAGCTTGTCACTCTTCCAGGGGTTGGGCGAAAAACTGCGAATGTTGTCGTTTCAAATGCGTTTGGAGTACCGGCAATCGCTGTAGATACTCACGTAGAACGCGTGTCGAAGAGACTTGGACTCGCTGGCTGGGATGACTCCGTACTTGAAGTCGAGAAGAAACTGATGAAGCGCGTACCCCGGGATGAATGGACTTTGACTCATCACCGGTTTATATTTTTTGGACGCTACCATTGCAAGGCTCAAAACCCCCAATGTCATATTTGTCCGCTCCTGGACATATGTAGGGAAGGGAAAAAACGTATGAAAACGTCCCAGATCAGGAAAGATAAGGAACGTGTCACCACCCGAAAACCAAAATTAAATTCATAA
- a CDS encoding dynamin family protein, producing MSRTDYPAAMAAPLLPLREAMKQTEDHTAVEALTDLISKAETKHLTIAFCGHFSAGKSSLINSLCGKRVLPSSPVPTSANVVAIRNGEPRAVIYTSPNVSADNKAGTLEVSPEELEAYCKNGGAYSSIEVWDYIPLLGDEAVLLDTPGVDSTDRGHSLATHSALHLADVVFYVMDYNHVQSETNLSFAKSLSDWGKPLFLIVNQIDKHRERELSFDQYVQGVEAIFAAWEVRYDGLMFTSLRDQQHRYNQWPQLPDLITQLMKNKEELISHSLASSASHITEQHLIREAGKREDEEAALLEEIGGQEGIERLERELALLDEQSAELQNRPSQIREKFRAEVDSLLTNANLTPADIRTSAANYLESRKPGFRVGLLFSGGKTEQEKQRRASELVKLLQDQTSSQVEVHIRTMLRQLGEAYQVWDAAWEQALNTELPSIDEELLELKRSASAELSPEYVLQFSKDVRGEIEARYRRSAMLLADRILEALAAQGEAALQALDASRAALLAQSAAAARYTALQRAAAEEAARLRSLLPPAGPLPSGLLPEVKGPHVPAPEPGEAPGSQAGTSASVAAQPQTQTQAPVPPRTAAAQGASPAAGAERRRRLDAAAERLEAAAALVEPYPAMGSAVRDLRARAASLAGGTFTLALFGAFSAGKSSFANALLGEAVLPVSPHPTTAAINRIMAPAGGAEHGTARVRMKTREAFQEDLAYSFRLLGLGEPGAEWQKRVKSLTPQDVHPAGRPHYSFLQAAAAGWEETADQLGQDVQVDLNGYRHFVANEKKSCFVDSIDLYYSCDVTEQGIVLVDTPGADSVNARHTGVTFNYMKNADALIFVTYYNHAFSQGDRQFLNQLGRVKDSSAMDQMFFVVNASDLSSSDEELEQVLDHVGTELRKNGIRSPRLFPVSSMLAMEGKMEGSADLLQQSGFIRFEEEFNRFAGRELADLAVGGASDEMARVIQRLTQRAADAAQGEETLRRRRDELGMISDQSRLRIERLAQRSMKEELSQETNELLFHVRQRLAFRFGQFMAEAFHPSVLREDQGNLKTAFAACGRELLRMIGIELEQELLATTLRLEQTGHGWAAKQVTECINEIKQLTGGIDLSLTLDEKWSTPVLDEIRLEEPSDWKNYWSYFRNPKQFFEGDGRQRLQDALEPVLKQMIIEVLPASEQKLVQFYDTQVHQSVQHYSRQLTERLEEAVNGIQDTLESGIPAEQWIALSEQLEQLQE from the coding sequence ATGTCCAGAACAGATTACCCAGCAGCAATGGCCGCACCTTTGTTACCACTGCGTGAAGCAATGAAGCAGACAGAGGACCATACAGCTGTAGAAGCGTTAACGGATTTGATAAGCAAGGCAGAAACGAAGCATCTGACGATTGCGTTTTGTGGACATTTCTCGGCAGGCAAGTCAAGTTTGATCAACAGCCTGTGCGGTAAACGGGTGCTTCCATCGAGTCCTGTGCCTACCAGTGCCAATGTTGTGGCCATACGCAATGGCGAGCCGAGAGCAGTTATTTATACATCACCTAACGTAAGCGCTGACAATAAAGCAGGCACGTTGGAGGTTTCCCCCGAGGAGCTGGAGGCGTATTGTAAAAACGGCGGGGCGTACAGCTCCATTGAAGTATGGGATTATATTCCGCTGCTGGGGGATGAAGCAGTGCTTCTGGATACGCCGGGAGTGGATTCTACCGATCGCGGGCACAGCCTCGCCACGCATTCAGCACTTCATCTTGCAGATGTAGTGTTCTATGTAATGGATTATAATCATGTTCAGTCGGAGACGAATCTCTCTTTTGCTAAAAGTTTGTCCGACTGGGGGAAACCGCTGTTTCTGATTGTGAATCAGATTGACAAACATCGGGAACGTGAGCTTTCCTTTGATCAGTATGTGCAGGGAGTAGAAGCGATTTTTGCTGCATGGGAAGTGCGCTATGACGGCCTGATGTTTACGTCCTTACGGGACCAGCAGCATCGATATAATCAGTGGCCGCAGCTTCCGGATCTTATAACGCAGCTGATGAAGAACAAAGAAGAGCTGATCTCGCACAGTTTGGCAAGTTCGGCCAGTCATATTACGGAGCAGCATTTGATCCGTGAGGCAGGGAAAAGGGAAGATGAAGAAGCAGCGCTGCTGGAGGAAATTGGCGGGCAAGAGGGGATTGAACGATTGGAACGTGAGCTTGCGCTCCTGGACGAACAATCGGCAGAGCTTCAGAACAGACCTTCGCAAATCCGTGAGAAATTCAGAGCAGAGGTGGATTCGCTGCTTACCAACGCAAATCTTACCCCGGCAGATATTCGTACTTCGGCCGCTAATTACTTGGAGAGCCGCAAGCCTGGTTTTCGGGTGGGACTGCTGTTCTCAGGCGGTAAAACCGAACAGGAGAAGCAGCGCCGGGCTTCCGAACTGGTGAAACTGCTTCAGGACCAGACTTCCAGCCAAGTGGAGGTACATATCCGCACGATGCTCAGACAGCTGGGGGAGGCCTATCAAGTATGGGATGCAGCGTGGGAGCAGGCACTTAACACAGAGCTGCCTTCAATAGATGAAGAACTGCTTGAACTGAAACGAAGTGCGAGTGCAGAACTGTCGCCGGAGTATGTGCTGCAGTTCAGCAAAGATGTCCGGGGCGAGATTGAGGCCCGGTACCGCAGGTCGGCCATGCTGCTGGCCGACCGCATCCTGGAAGCACTGGCTGCGCAGGGCGAAGCCGCGCTCCAGGCGCTGGACGCCAGCCGCGCAGCGCTGCTGGCGCAATCCGCGGCGGCGGCGCGCTATACAGCGCTCCAGCGCGCCGCCGCCGAAGAGGCAGCACGGCTGCGCAGCCTGCTGCCTCCTGCGGGCCCCCTCCCCTCCGGGCTGCTGCCGGAGGTGAAGGGCCCGCATGTGCCCGCGCCTGAACCGGGCGAAGCTCCCGGTTCGCAGGCGGGCACATCCGCGTCTGTGGCGGCGCAGCCGCAGACGCAGACGCAGGCCCCTGTGCCGCCGCGCACAGCAGCGGCGCAGGGCGCATCTCCGGCGGCTGGCGCTGAACGCCGCCGGCGCCTGGACGCAGCAGCGGAACGGCTGGAAGCCGCTGCTGCGCTGGTGGAGCCGTACCCCGCCATGGGGTCGGCGGTACGGGATTTGCGTGCACGCGCGGCTTCGCTTGCGGGGGGCACGTTTACTCTCGCCCTGTTCGGTGCGTTCAGCGCGGGCAAATCCTCCTTCGCCAACGCATTGCTGGGCGAAGCCGTCTTACCGGTATCGCCGCATCCAACAACAGCGGCGATCAACCGCATTATGGCTCCAGCCGGCGGCGCGGAGCATGGCACTGCCCGGGTCCGGATGAAGACCCGGGAGGCCTTTCAGGAAGATCTTGCTTACTCCTTCCGTCTGCTTGGGCTTGGAGAGCCGGGCGCAGAGTGGCAGAAGCGGGTAAAATCGCTCACGCCGCAGGATGTGCACCCGGCAGGACGTCCGCATTACAGCTTTTTGCAGGCAGCAGCGGCTGGCTGGGAGGAAACAGCGGACCAGCTCGGGCAGGATGTGCAGGTAGACTTGAACGGGTATCGCCATTTTGTAGCCAACGAGAAGAAATCCTGCTTTGTCGATTCGATTGATTTGTATTACAGCTGTGATGTGACAGAACAGGGCATCGTGCTGGTGGATACACCGGGAGCCGATTCGGTCAATGCCCGGCATACAGGGGTAACGTTCAATTATATGAAAAATGCCGATGCACTGATTTTTGTGACGTATTATAATCACGCCTTCTCTCAGGGAGATCGGCAGTTCCTGAACCAACTCGGTCGCGTCAAAGACAGCTCCGCCATGGATCAGATGTTCTTTGTCGTGAATGCGAGTGACTTATCCTCTTCGGACGAAGAATTGGAGCAGGTGCTCGATCATGTAGGGACAGAATTGCGGAAAAACGGCATTCGCTCGCCGCGTCTTTTCCCGGTATCCAGCATGCTGGCTATGGAAGGTAAAATGGAAGGCAGCGCTGATCTGCTGCAGCAATCCGGATTTATTCGTTTTGAAGAAGAGTTTAATCGTTTTGCAGGCAGGGAACTGGCTGATTTGGCGGTGGGTGGGGCTTCTGACGAGATGGCTCGTGTCATTCAGCGGTTAACACAGCGTGCAGCGGATGCGGCACAGGGGGAAGAAACACTGCGTCGGCGGCGAGATGAGCTGGGCATGATCTCGGATCAGTCACGTCTGCGGATTGAGCGATTGGCACAGCGCTCGATGAAAGAAGAGCTGTCACAGGAAACGAATGAGCTGCTTTTCCATGTGAGACAGCGTCTCGCTTTTCGGTTCGGTCAGTTTATGGCAGAAGCTTTCCACCCCTCGGTACTGCGAGAGGATCAGGGTAATCTGAAGACCGCTTTCGCAGCCTGCGGCCGTGAACTGCTGCGCATGATCGGCATCGAGCTTGAGCAGGAATTGCTCGCAACAACACTTCGATTAGAGCAGACGGGACACGGCTGGGCAGCAAAGCAAGTTACGGAATGTATTAATGAAATAAAACAGCTGACAGGTGGTATTGACTTGTCCTTGACACTGGATGAGAAATGGAGCACACCTGTACTGGACGAAATCCGGCTTGAAGAACCGTCGGATTGGAAAAACTACTGGAGTTACTTCCGCAATCCGAAGCAGTTCTTTGAAGGAGATGGACGTCAGCGCCTTCAGGATGCACTTGAGCCCGTTCTCAAACAGATGATTATTGAAGTGCTTCCAGCATCAGAACAAAAGCTGGTGCAGTTTTATGATACACAGGTTCATCAATCTGTACAGCATTACTCCCGTCAGCTCACCGAAAGGCTGGAAGAAGCGGTTAACGGCATACAGGATACGCTTGAAAGTGGAATCCCGGCGGAGCAGTGGATAGCTTTGTCCGAACAGCTTGAACAATTGCAGGAATAG
- a CDS encoding S-layer homology domain-containing protein — protein sequence MTFKYNHPSHSKKVVSAVLAGMMALSVGGGAMAAGETETGSSQNAAVNSTAAPAGLFSDINTGYWAEKHVYKLAYQGILLGNNGLFRPGDAVTQQEAVTMAIRFMNMESQVNTTTAAALPTNMEVGNYFKPYVALALQLGLVDKTEEAAVDVSKASWGQKPATREWITKLLIRSLNKDAEAKAQNNQSTSFADNASISDSAKGYINLAVSLDLAKGLENNKFNPTGSVTRAQLATFFSRGESLTDTKYPNTATGYVTGLKDGQITLVVDGKAVNYAVNSSTPYFTKDSETRASASDVKLYTKVLIVGSAGSASYVEVVDAKPQVESVEGTFARSLSGNKIGLFVGENYETYSYDENTAFIDQNGKAIKLSDITADSTIEVQRETFSADKKTVLVQVKSGIVNKSDSGVISEVAASSKTIKLVNAAGAAEQYTYNDNLIIRYQNRILSAADLKAGSSVKYTVKDNVLQTIELAQGVEQSVRGTLVEIGGNQSTVMFKRDGGSLEAKLLIEKPEVIISGIQEASLNDLITDTNNGDKVELTLNSDDQVTRIQVIGRQMEPLNGATVVSYNSKTKLLTVLDANKKPYVFTLDDKTKMDYNASKPTLAGLESLLNDGRKLDLTYVGTRALTVKVIYKYEGTISSIDTSNRKISLLSGSQTITVPYTTAPAVEMYNKSNGGLSDLKIGDNVTITLGSNQDVVQKIALKTAAQFEIVGVETNGRVRVKSDLLSSQFYFDQAVLTSESGQTITTSQLIAGQLINVTFEGITPKAVQVVKRTLAEVTAVDGTSVTLKQFNGSAEKMSVSGPVKVLKAGSTLTSLTNLTVGDRVEMTKDTDNSTRFRVLTVMSKQFWSYDGVGNQILVKRETTTDTNYRFALGSNVFVHQGDNTLSVQSLRDNDNIVLYLLNNVVFEISKQ from the coding sequence GTGACTTTTAAATATAACCATCCATCACACTCTAAAAAAGTAGTATCAGCCGTGCTTGCAGGTATGATGGCCCTGAGCGTAGGCGGGGGTGCCATGGCGGCAGGCGAAACAGAAACGGGATCGAGCCAGAACGCGGCAGTAAACAGCACAGCTGCACCAGCGGGATTATTCAGTGATATCAATACTGGATATTGGGCTGAGAAGCATGTGTACAAGCTGGCGTATCAAGGTATTCTTCTCGGTAATAACGGCTTGTTCCGTCCGGGGGACGCGGTAACACAGCAGGAAGCGGTAACGATGGCGATTCGTTTTATGAATATGGAATCCCAAGTGAACACCACCACGGCAGCGGCATTACCGACAAATATGGAAGTGGGAAATTATTTCAAGCCATATGTGGCGCTTGCACTTCAATTGGGACTCGTAGATAAAACGGAAGAAGCAGCTGTCGATGTTTCCAAAGCATCATGGGGGCAGAAGCCGGCAACACGCGAATGGATCACCAAATTGTTAATCCGCTCGCTGAACAAAGATGCCGAAGCGAAGGCCCAAAATAATCAGTCTACAAGCTTTGCAGATAATGCAAGTATTTCCGACAGTGCCAAAGGGTATATAAATCTGGCTGTTAGTCTGGATCTGGCCAAAGGACTGGAAAACAACAAGTTCAATCCGACGGGTTCCGTAACCCGTGCGCAGCTTGCGACGTTTTTTAGCCGCGGTGAATCGTTGACGGATACCAAATATCCAAACACGGCGACGGGTTACGTTACCGGATTGAAGGATGGGCAGATCACGCTGGTTGTTGACGGAAAAGCTGTCAACTATGCAGTGAACAGCAGTACTCCTTACTTTACCAAAGATAGCGAAACACGTGCATCCGCATCGGATGTGAAGCTGTACACTAAAGTTCTTATTGTAGGTTCGGCGGGCTCTGCCTCCTATGTGGAGGTTGTTGATGCCAAACCTCAAGTGGAGAGCGTTGAAGGTACGTTTGCACGTTCGCTTTCAGGCAATAAAATCGGACTGTTCGTAGGCGAAAATTATGAAACATATTCTTATGATGAGAACACCGCTTTTATAGATCAAAATGGGAAAGCGATCAAACTGTCAGACATTACAGCAGACAGCACCATCGAAGTACAGCGCGAGACATTCTCGGCTGACAAAAAAACAGTTCTAGTGCAGGTGAAATCTGGAATTGTTAATAAAAGCGACAGCGGTGTTATTTCGGAAGTGGCTGCTTCCAGCAAAACCATCAAGCTGGTCAATGCTGCAGGTGCAGCAGAGCAGTATACGTACAATGATAACCTGATTATTCGTTATCAAAACCGTATTCTGTCCGCTGCTGATCTGAAGGCAGGCAGTTCCGTGAAGTATACCGTAAAAGATAATGTACTTCAGACGATTGAGCTTGCGCAGGGAGTTGAACAATCTGTTCGCGGAACGCTGGTTGAGATTGGTGGCAATCAGTCCACAGTGATGTTTAAACGTGATGGAGGTTCTCTTGAAGCAAAACTGCTGATTGAGAAGCCGGAAGTTATTATTAGCGGTATTCAGGAAGCATCGCTAAACGACTTGATTACAGACACGAATAATGGCGACAAGGTTGAGCTTACGTTAAACAGTGACGATCAGGTAACACGGATTCAAGTCATCGGACGGCAGATGGAGCCGCTGAACGGGGCTACGGTCGTATCTTACAACAGCAAAACAAAATTACTGACCGTATTGGATGCGAATAAAAAGCCATATGTATTTACACTGGATGACAAGACGAAAATGGACTATAATGCCTCGAAACCGACATTGGCAGGGCTGGAGTCTTTGTTAAATGACGGACGCAAACTGGATCTGACTTATGTCGGAACTCGTGCATTGACAGTGAAGGTTATTTACAAATATGAAGGAACAATCAGCAGTATCGATACTTCAAACCGAAAAATCAGTTTGTTATCTGGAAGCCAGACCATTACTGTCCCTTACACAACGGCGCCTGCGGTTGAAATGTACAACAAATCTAATGGGGGCCTGTCTGATTTGAAGATTGGCGATAATGTTACCATTACCCTCGGATCAAATCAGGATGTGGTGCAGAAAATTGCCCTGAAAACGGCAGCTCAGTTTGAAATTGTTGGTGTAGAAACGAATGGCCGGGTCCGGGTGAAGTCGGATCTGCTTTCCAGCCAGTTCTACTTTGATCAGGCGGTGCTGACAAGCGAAAGTGGACAAACGATTACGACATCCCAGCTGATCGCAGGTCAATTGATTAACGTGACATTTGAAGGAATAACGCCAAAAGCGGTGCAGGTGGTAAAACGCACTTTGGCGGAAGTTACTGCAGTTGATGGTACTTCGGTTACACTGAAACAGTTTAACGGCTCGGCAGAAAAAATGTCTGTGAGCGGTCCTGTAAAAGTGCTGAAAGCCGGCTCGACATTAACTTCTTTGACTAACTTGACGGTTGGTGATCGAGTTGAAATGACAAAGGATACGGATAACTCCACACGTTTCAGAGTGCTTACTGTGATGAGCAAGCAGTTCTGGTCTTATGATGGCGTGGGCAACCAGATCCTGGTTAAACGTGAAACAACCACAGACACAAACTATCGTTTTGCACTGGGTTCCAATGTATTTGTTCACCAGGGTGACAATACTTTAAGCGTGCAATCTCTCAGAGATAATGATAATATTGTATTGTATCTCTTGAACAATGTAGTATTCGAGATTTCAAAACAGTAA
- a CDS encoding N-acetylmuramoyl-L-alanine amidase family protein, with translation MKKFGFLVLLFVFGFVFPGYSHAAADTKIILDGNEIVQPSGAKAENIKSKVMVPIRVVSESLGYSVDWKQQSQTVTISKDNTAMQMIVGQKTATVNGSNVDLDAPPLVKNGTTLVPLRFIGEQMGLKVGWNNTTKTVTLVTQNSGSGNGTTTPPNAGSDGGGSDQEGLVLVNGISFSDNRFLIATSGSTKPNVFTMTGPDRIVIDLPNTAFADSFGQGHALDSNQNGQLVVNGYPDVSQVRYSLFSNSPSTIRFVIDLAGAKGYSVQNDSGLVMIDLNKENGTPAPPVGNNGKKVVVIDAGHGNQDPGAIGVTGKREKDFNLAMALKVDALLKKESKIDVVLTRSDDTFLALKERVKVAQNINADIFVSIHANSGPVAASGVETYYSRSVSKELANIMHKYLVQSSGLKDRGVKMASLHVTRETTMPAVLLEGGFLSNKSDEAILFTENFQNNVAKGIVAGIKEYLGIQ, from the coding sequence CCTAGACGGGAATGAGATCGTACAGCCTTCGGGTGCGAAAGCGGAAAACATCAAAAGCAAGGTGATGGTCCCGATTCGTGTAGTTTCCGAGAGTCTGGGGTACTCCGTAGATTGGAAACAACAGTCGCAAACGGTGACGATTAGCAAAGACAACACTGCCATGCAGATGATTGTTGGACAGAAGACGGCAACAGTGAACGGCAGTAACGTAGACCTGGATGCCCCGCCCCTCGTTAAAAATGGTACGACATTAGTGCCTCTCCGTTTCATTGGAGAGCAAATGGGTCTTAAGGTGGGTTGGAACAATACCACAAAGACGGTAACATTAGTTACCCAGAATTCAGGTTCCGGAAACGGGACAACCACTCCTCCGAACGCTGGCAGTGATGGTGGAGGATCAGATCAGGAAGGTCTTGTACTGGTGAACGGCATCAGCTTCAGTGACAACCGTTTTTTGATTGCTACAAGCGGAAGTACAAAGCCGAACGTCTTCACGATGACAGGACCGGATCGAATTGTAATTGACCTGCCTAATACCGCGTTTGCTGATTCATTCGGTCAAGGACATGCACTGGACAGTAATCAGAATGGTCAGCTGGTTGTAAATGGTTATCCAGATGTGTCCCAAGTTCGTTATTCGTTGTTCAGTAACAGCCCTTCTACCATTCGATTTGTCATTGATTTGGCCGGTGCCAAAGGATACAGTGTACAAAACGATTCCGGGCTGGTTATGATTGATTTGAACAAAGAAAACGGCACACCTGCTCCGCCTGTCGGTAACAATGGCAAGAAGGTTGTCGTTATTGATGCCGGGCATGGTAACCAGGACCCTGGAGCGATTGGAGTTACGGGCAAAAGAGAAAAAGATTTCAATCTTGCTATGGCCTTAAAAGTAGATGCTCTTTTGAAAAAAGAATCTAAAATCGACGTTGTATTAACCCGCAGCGATGATACATTTCTCGCATTGAAAGAACGTGTGAAGGTTGCACAAAACATAAATGCAGATATCTTTGTCTCGATTCATGCGAACAGCGGACCAGTGGCGGCTTCGGGGGTAGAAACTTATTATTCCCGTTCAGTCAGCAAGGAATTGGCTAACATTATGCATAAGTATCTTGTGCAGTCTTCCGGACTGAAAGATCGAGGTGTAAAGATGGCCAGCCTGCATGTAACTCGTGAAACAACCATGCCTGCAGTGCTGCTGGAAGGAGGATTCCTCAGCAACAAAAGTGATGAGGCCATACTGTTTACAGAAAATTTCCAGAACAATGTAGCCAAAGGTATTGTTGCTGGAATCAAAGAGTATCTGGGAATTCAATAA